One genomic window of Cupriavidus malaysiensis includes the following:
- a CDS encoding DMT family transporter encodes MTAAPSARRPLDGMATGLMVALCAVWGLQQVVIKATVPLMGAVLQAGLRSAIAALLVLGFALWRGTPLWRRDGTLGAGLAAGLLFGAEFYCIFVGLGHTTASRMAVFLYTAPIFTALGLHLTVDGEKLRSGQWLGVVLAFAGMALAFADGLAGHGQRGSTLLGDALGILAGALWAATTVVVRASRLSSAPASKTLLYQLAVSAVLLLVMALASGQAADARVNGLVLASLFYQSVLIAFLSYLTWFWLLGRYLASRLSVFSFLTPLFGVAFGVLLMHDAVGPRFAAAAVLVLAGIVLVNRRQ; translated from the coding sequence ATGACGGCAGCGCCATCGGCGCGGCGCCCGCTCGACGGCATGGCGACCGGGCTGATGGTGGCGCTGTGCGCGGTCTGGGGGCTGCAGCAGGTGGTCATCAAGGCCACCGTGCCGCTGATGGGCGCCGTGCTGCAGGCCGGGCTGCGCTCCGCCATCGCGGCGCTGCTGGTGCTCGGCTTCGCGCTGTGGCGCGGCACGCCGCTGTGGCGGCGCGACGGCACGCTGGGCGCCGGCCTGGCGGCCGGGCTGCTGTTCGGCGCGGAGTTCTACTGCATCTTCGTCGGCCTGGGCCACACCACTGCCTCGCGCATGGCGGTCTTCCTCTATACAGCGCCGATCTTCACCGCGCTGGGCCTGCACCTGACGGTGGACGGCGAGAAACTGCGCAGCGGACAGTGGCTGGGCGTGGTGCTGGCCTTCGCCGGCATGGCGCTGGCCTTCGCCGACGGCCTCGCCGGTCACGGCCAGCGCGGCAGCACCCTGCTGGGCGACGCGCTCGGCATCCTGGCCGGCGCGCTCTGGGCGGCGACCACGGTGGTCGTGCGCGCCTCGCGCCTGTCCAGCGCCCCGGCCAGCAAGACCCTGCTCTACCAGCTGGCGGTCTCGGCCGTGCTGCTGCTGGTCATGGCGCTGGCGAGCGGGCAGGCCGCCGACGCACGCGTCAACGGCCTGGTGCTGGCGAGCCTGTTCTACCAGTCGGTGCTGATCGCCTTCCTCAGCTACCTGACCTGGTTCTGGCTGCTCGGCCGCTACCTGGCCTCGCGGCTGTCGGTGTTCTCCTTCCTGACCCCGCTGTTCGGCGTGGCCTTCGGCGTGCTGCTGATGCACGATGCCGTGGGCCCGCGCTTCGCTGCGGCGGCTGTGCTGGTGCTGGCCGGCATCGTGCTGGTCAACCGGCGGCAGTGA
- the gloA gene encoding lactoylglutathione lyase, with product MRLLHTMLRVGDLQRSIDFYTRVLGMTLLRESDNPEYKYRLAFVGYGPESETAVLELTYNYGVDQYELGTAYGHIALETDNAAAACERIRAVGGKVTREAGPVKGGTTVIAFVEDPDGYKIELIERHSTRDSSRP from the coding sequence ATGCGACTCCTCCACACCATGCTGCGCGTCGGCGACCTGCAGCGCTCGATCGACTTCTATACCCGCGTGCTGGGCATGACCCTGCTGCGCGAAAGCGACAATCCCGAATACAAGTACCGCCTGGCCTTCGTCGGCTACGGCCCCGAAAGCGAGACCGCGGTCCTCGAGCTGACCTACAACTACGGGGTCGACCAGTACGAGCTGGGCACCGCCTACGGCCACATCGCGCTGGAAACCGATAACGCCGCGGCCGCCTGCGAGCGCATCCGCGCGGTCGGCGGCAAGGTCACGCGCGAGGCCGGTCCGGTCAAGGGCGGCACCACGGTGATCGCCTTCGTCGAGGACCCGGATGGCTACAAGATCGAACTGATCGAACGCCACTCCACCCGCGACAGCAGCCGCCCCTGA
- a CDS encoding M48 family metallopeptidase translates to MRLLRPATETPGAQLELPLAEGQPPETPAALPWPAPQPNARALQVGERLLHYTLKRSSRRTIGFTVDDRGLSITAPRWVTLADVEAAIFEKQRWIFTKLGEWRHREARRVLPAMQWREGASLPFLGRPITLQLESPAGILLFDADQATLHLALPSHADEQQIKDRVQGWMQQQARRLLAERLDHYADKLGVRHNAFALTSAATRWGSCTADGKIRLNWRLLHFPLSMIDYVAAHELSHLKEMNHSPRFWETVESIFPEFRDARAQLRAHPPELLPTF, encoded by the coding sequence ATGAGGCTGCTGCGGCCGGCCACCGAAACGCCAGGCGCGCAGCTCGAGCTGCCGCTGGCCGAAGGCCAGCCGCCGGAGACGCCGGCCGCGCTACCGTGGCCGGCGCCGCAGCCCAACGCGCGCGCCCTGCAGGTCGGCGAACGGCTGCTGCACTACACCCTCAAGCGCTCGAGCCGGCGCACCATCGGCTTCACCGTCGACGACCGCGGCCTGTCCATCACGGCGCCGCGCTGGGTCACGCTGGCCGACGTCGAAGCCGCCATCTTCGAGAAGCAACGCTGGATCTTCACCAAACTGGGGGAGTGGCGGCACCGCGAAGCGCGCCGCGTGCTGCCCGCCATGCAGTGGCGCGAAGGCGCGAGCCTGCCCTTCCTCGGCCGCCCGATCACGCTGCAGCTGGAATCGCCGGCCGGCATCCTGCTGTTCGATGCCGATCAGGCCACCCTGCACCTGGCCCTGCCCTCGCACGCCGACGAGCAGCAGATCAAGGACCGTGTGCAGGGCTGGATGCAGCAGCAGGCGCGCCGCCTGCTGGCCGAGCGGCTCGACCACTATGCCGACAAGCTCGGCGTGCGCCACAACGCCTTCGCACTGACCTCGGCCGCCACGCGCTGGGGCAGCTGCACGGCCGACGGCAAGATCCGCCTGAACTGGCGGCTGCTGCATTTTCCGCTGTCGATGATCGACTATGTGGCCGCGCACGAGCTGTCGCACCTGAAGGAAATGAACCACAGCCCGCGCTTCTGGGAAACCGTGGAGTCGATCTTCCCGGAATTCCGCGACGCGCGTGCCCAGCTGCGCGCGCACCCGCCCGAGCTGCTGCCCACCTTCTGA
- a CDS encoding lysophospholipid acyltransferase family protein produces MLFLRSLLFTLYLLVLTPPYACACFLVFPFMSAERRFAFVRGWPRLVIWAARGICGIRYRFEGWEHLEAMRDKPVVLLSKHQSAWETIAYVATLPKPLCFVFKRELLLVPFFGWALGMLKMVHINRKEGPRAFSSAVKQGRKRLQEGAWIIMFPEGTRTPSGMAAPRYKSGGARLAVETGAWVVPMAVNSGRVWPRNSFRKYPGLITISIGPAIATANQTAEQVNQAVQQWVEAEMRRIDADSYRREAA; encoded by the coding sequence ATGCTCTTTCTCCGCTCCCTGCTGTTCACGCTGTACCTGCTGGTGCTGACGCCGCCCTACGCCTGCGCCTGCTTCCTCGTCTTTCCCTTCATGAGTGCCGAGCGCCGCTTCGCCTTCGTGCGCGGCTGGCCCAGGCTGGTGATCTGGGCGGCGCGCGGGATCTGCGGCATCCGCTACCGCTTCGAAGGCTGGGAACACCTGGAGGCGATGCGCGACAAGCCGGTGGTGCTGCTGTCCAAGCATCAATCGGCCTGGGAAACCATCGCCTACGTGGCCACCCTGCCCAAGCCGCTGTGCTTCGTCTTCAAGCGCGAATTGCTGCTGGTGCCCTTCTTCGGCTGGGCGCTGGGCATGCTCAAGATGGTGCACATCAACCGCAAGGAAGGCCCGCGCGCCTTTTCGTCGGCGGTAAAGCAGGGGCGCAAGCGCCTGCAGGAAGGGGCCTGGATCATCATGTTCCCCGAAGGCACGCGCACGCCTTCCGGCATGGCGGCGCCGCGCTACAAGAGCGGCGGTGCGCGGCTCGCGGTCGAGACCGGCGCCTGGGTAGTGCCGATGGCCGTGAACTCCGGCCGGGTCTGGCCGCGCAACTCCTTCCGGAAGTATCCCGGCCTGATCACCATCTCGATCGGCCCCGCCATTGCCACCGCCAACCAGACCGCCGAGCAGGTCAACCAGGCGGTCCAGCAATGGGTCGAGGCCGAGATGCGCCGCATCGACGCCGACAGCTACCGCCGGGAGGCGGCATGA
- the gmhB gene encoding D-glycero-beta-D-manno-heptose 1,7-bisphosphate 7-phosphatase, with amino-acid sequence MPQTPPKFIILDRDGVINLDSDQFIKSPDEWIPIPGSLEAIAALNQAGYRVLVASNQSGIGRGLFEMSTLNAMHEKMHKLLAGLGGRIDAVFFCPHTAADDCDCRKPRPGMLEQISARYGVELKGVPVVGDALRDLQAGVAVGCSPHLVLTGKGRGTLDKGGLPDGTRVHDDLQAFSRWLLAGAGKPAAAS; translated from the coding sequence ATGCCGCAGACGCCTCCCAAGTTCATCATCCTGGACCGCGACGGGGTCATCAATCTCGACAGCGACCAGTTCATCAAGTCGCCCGACGAGTGGATCCCCATTCCGGGCAGCCTGGAGGCGATCGCCGCGCTGAACCAGGCCGGCTACCGCGTGCTGGTGGCCAGCAACCAGTCGGGCATCGGCCGGGGCCTGTTCGAGATGAGCACGCTCAATGCCATGCACGAGAAGATGCACAAGCTGCTGGCCGGCCTGGGCGGGCGCATCGACGCCGTCTTCTTCTGCCCTCACACGGCTGCCGACGACTGCGACTGCCGCAAGCCGCGACCCGGCATGCTCGAACAGATCTCCGCGCGCTACGGCGTCGAGCTCAAGGGCGTGCCGGTGGTCGGCGACGCGCTGCGCGACCTGCAGGCCGGCGTGGCGGTAGGCTGCAGCCCGCACCTGGTACTGACCGGCAAGGGGCGCGGCACCCTCGATAAAGGCGGCCTGCCCGACGGCACCCGCGTCCACGACGACCTGCAGGCCTTCTCGCGCTGGCTGCTGGCCGGTGCCGGCAAGCCGGCGGCCGCCTCCTGA
- the glyS gene encoding glycine--tRNA ligase subunit beta, with translation MSQPMTDSLLIELFTEELPPKALARLGDAFAEGLFAGLGARGLLEADAAVTPFATPRRLAALVSGVRRTAPDREQREKVLPLSVALDAAGAPSAPLTKKLAALAKSTGVESIDWQTLERASDGKAEAFFYRYTARGAALAEGLQAALDDMLAKLPIPKLMSYQRPDGSTVHFVRPAHRLVALHGAEVVPVSVLGLQAGNLTQGHRFLSQGTIEIPHATRYAALLESTGRVVASYAERRERIRGELLAQAGADRVVMPDALLDEVNSLVEWPVVYPCHFEEAFLAVPQECLILTMQTNQKYFALTDADGHLRNRFLIVSNLATETPQSIISGNERVVRPRLADAKFFFDQDRKRTLASRVPQLASVVYHNKIGSQLDRVQRLQQIAGHIADAMDAAGVAVDKAAAMRGAELAKADLLTDMVGEFPELQGTMGTYYARHDDEAEEVALACSEHYRPRFAGDALPAGAVSTAVALADKLETLVGIWGIGLQPTGEKDPFALRRHALGILRMLVEKPLALPLSRLLELTEQAFAGAPAVKPAREAISDFLYDRLRGYLKEKGYTTNEVEAVVSLRPDTLDDVLGRVEAVRTFAALPEAEALAAANKRITNILRKNTEAVPALRADLFREDAEGALHAAIERARPGVEAAFARGDFTAALRDLAQLREAVDRFFNDVMVMAEDAALRANRLALLASLHALANRVADISKLAA, from the coding sequence ATGTCGCAACCCATGACCGACTCGCTGCTGATCGAACTGTTCACCGAAGAGCTGCCGCCAAAGGCGCTGGCGCGCCTGGGCGACGCCTTCGCCGAGGGCCTGTTCGCCGGTCTCGGCGCGCGCGGGCTGCTGGAGGCCGACGCTGCCGTCACCCCCTTCGCCACGCCGCGCCGGCTGGCCGCCCTGGTCTCGGGCGTGCGCCGCACCGCGCCGGACCGTGAGCAGCGCGAAAAGGTCCTGCCGCTGTCGGTGGCCCTCGATGCCGCCGGTGCTCCCAGCGCACCGCTGACCAAGAAGCTGGCCGCGCTGGCCAAGTCGACCGGCGTCGAATCCATCGACTGGCAGACGCTGGAACGGGCCTCGGATGGCAAGGCCGAGGCCTTCTTCTATCGCTACACGGCACGCGGCGCAGCGCTGGCCGAGGGCCTGCAGGCCGCGCTGGACGACATGCTGGCCAAGCTGCCCATCCCCAAGCTGATGAGCTACCAGCGCCCGGACGGCAGCACCGTGCACTTCGTGCGGCCGGCCCACCGCCTGGTCGCGCTGCACGGCGCCGAAGTGGTGCCGGTGTCGGTGCTGGGCCTGCAGGCCGGCAACCTGACCCAGGGCCACCGCTTCCTGTCGCAAGGCACCATCGAGATCCCGCACGCGACCCGGTACGCGGCCCTGCTCGAATCGACCGGCCGCGTGGTGGCCAGCTATGCCGAGCGCCGCGAGCGCATCCGCGGCGAGCTGCTGGCCCAGGCCGGCGCCGACCGCGTGGTCATGCCCGACGCGCTGCTGGACGAAGTGAATTCGCTGGTGGAATGGCCGGTGGTCTATCCCTGCCACTTCGAGGAGGCCTTCCTCGCCGTGCCGCAGGAATGCCTGATCCTGACCATGCAGACCAACCAGAAGTACTTCGCGCTGACCGATGCCGACGGCCACCTGCGCAACCGCTTCCTGATCGTCTCCAACCTGGCCACCGAAACGCCGCAATCGATCATCAGCGGCAACGAGCGCGTGGTGCGGCCGCGCCTGGCCGACGCCAAGTTCTTCTTCGACCAGGACCGCAAGCGGACCCTGGCCTCGCGCGTGCCGCAGCTCGCCAGCGTGGTCTACCACAACAAGATCGGCAGCCAGCTCGATCGCGTGCAGCGCCTGCAGCAGATCGCCGGCCATATCGCCGACGCGATGGACGCGGCCGGCGTGGCGGTGGACAAGGCGGCGGCAATGCGCGGCGCCGAACTGGCCAAGGCCGACCTGCTGACCGACATGGTGGGCGAGTTCCCCGAACTGCAGGGCACCATGGGCACCTACTACGCCCGCCACGACGACGAAGCCGAGGAAGTGGCCCTGGCCTGCTCCGAGCACTACCGCCCACGCTTCGCCGGCGATGCGCTGCCGGCCGGCGCGGTCAGCACCGCGGTGGCACTGGCCGACAAGCTCGAGACGCTGGTCGGCATCTGGGGCATCGGCCTGCAGCCGACCGGCGAGAAGGACCCGTTCGCGCTGCGCCGCCACGCCCTGGGCATCCTGCGCATGCTGGTCGAGAAGCCGCTGGCGCTGCCGCTGAGCCGCCTGCTGGAACTGACCGAACAGGCCTTCGCCGGTGCGCCGGCGGTCAAGCCCGCGCGGGAAGCCATCAGCGACTTCCTCTATGACCGCCTGCGCGGCTACCTGAAGGAAAAAGGCTACACCACCAACGAGGTCGAGGCCGTGGTGAGCCTGCGCCCGGACACCCTCGACGACGTGCTGGGCCGCGTCGAGGCCGTACGCACCTTCGCCGCGCTGCCGGAAGCGGAGGCACTGGCCGCGGCCAACAAGCGCATCACCAACATCCTGCGCAAGAACACCGAAGCGGTGCCGGCGCTGCGCGCCGACCTGTTCCGCGAAGACGCCGAGGGCGCGCTGCATGCCGCCATCGAGCGTGCCCGCCCGGGCGTCGAGGCAGCCTTCGCGCGCGGCGACTTCACCGCGGCGCTGCGCGACCTGGCGCAACTGCGCGAGGCGGTCGACCGCTTCTTCAACGATGTGATGGTGATGGCCGAGGACGCGGCGCTGCGCGCCAACCGCCTGGCCCTGCTGGCCTCGCTGCACGCGCTGGCCAACCGCGTCGCCGACATCTCCAAGCTGGCGGCCTGA
- the glyQ gene encoding glycine--tRNA ligase subunit alpha: MLTFQQMILTLQAYWDRQGCALLQPIDLEVGAGTSHVHTFLRAIGPEPWRAAYVQPSRRPKDGRYGDNPNRLQHYYQYQVVLKPAPENILELYLGSLEALGLDLKQNDIRFVEDDWENPTLGAWGLGWEVWLNGMEVTQFTYFQQVGGLDCKPITGEITYGIERLAMYLQKVENIYDLVWTEWQENGKTRRLTYGDVYHQNEVEQSTYNFEQSNADILFRHFAEHEGEAKRLMEAADGAPRLALPAYEQVLKAAHTFNLLDARGAISVTERAAYIGRIRNLSRQVAQAYHDSREALGFPMCHGEEARA; this comes from the coding sequence ATGCTGACCTTCCAACAAATGATCCTCACCCTGCAGGCCTACTGGGACCGGCAGGGCTGCGCTCTCTTGCAACCCATCGATCTGGAGGTCGGCGCCGGCACCTCGCACGTGCATACCTTCCTGCGCGCCATCGGGCCCGAGCCCTGGCGCGCCGCCTATGTGCAGCCGTCGCGCCGCCCCAAGGACGGCCGTTACGGCGACAACCCGAACCGCCTGCAGCACTACTACCAGTACCAGGTGGTGCTCAAGCCGGCGCCGGAGAACATCCTGGAGCTCTACCTCGGCTCGCTGGAGGCCCTGGGCCTGGACCTGAAGCAGAACGACATCCGCTTCGTCGAGGACGACTGGGAGAACCCCACCCTGGGCGCCTGGGGCCTGGGCTGGGAAGTCTGGCTCAACGGCATGGAAGTGACGCAGTTCACCTACTTCCAGCAGGTCGGCGGCCTGGACTGCAAGCCCATCACCGGCGAGATCACCTACGGCATCGAACGCCTGGCCATGTACCTGCAGAAGGTCGAGAACATCTACGACCTGGTCTGGACCGAGTGGCAGGAGAACGGCAAGACCCGCCGCCTCACCTATGGCGACGTCTACCACCAGAACGAAGTGGAGCAGTCGACCTACAACTTCGAGCAGAGCAACGCCGACATCCTGTTCCGCCATTTCGCCGAGCACGAGGGCGAAGCCAAGCGGCTGATGGAAGCCGCCGATGGCGCGCCGCGGCTGGCGCTGCCCGCCTACGAGCAGGTGCTCAAGGCCGCCCATACCTTCAACCTGCTCGATGCGCGCGGCGCCATCTCCGTGACCGAGCGTGCCGCCTATATCGGCCGCATCCGCAATCTGTCGCGCCAGGTGGCGCAGGCCTACCACGATTCGCGCGAGGCGCTCGGTTTCCCGATGTGCCACGGCGAAGAGGCCCGCGCATGA
- the lnt gene encoding apolipoprotein N-acyltransferase → MTEPTQVLGAASGAVRSRETAGRLALAAILGVAHTQAFAPHTWWWLQLLSLAGLCALLARAPRPRDAAATGYAFGLGWFLSGIWWLYISMHVYGEMPAWMASLAVLLFALYLSLYPALAAAAWHWLGTRLRPPARAAPAVPTAAAALLLPLAFGALWGLSEWLRGVVFTGFPWLSGGYAHTDGPLAGYAPLVGVYGIGALSAACAALLTAAAGTLGAGRDGRRTGLVALASALALPLAGAALVPLAWTQPAGQPIRVRLLQGNVPQDMKFEPVGVQRSLELYRDLITAAPTDLVVTPETAFPLILQDLPVDIAIAIRDYVQHSGSTVLFGAAGADSPTDFTNSVFGLGPETAQLYRYNKHHLVPFGEFIPFGFHWFVNMMKMPLGDFRRGGLDQPALPVHGIHVAPNICYEDLFGEEIAQTLRDQAVPANVLANVTNLAWFGDTIALDQHLQISRMRALETRRPMLRATNTGMTAVVLPDGTVAQRLPTFTVGTLVATVQGMQGLTPYVRWGNAPLLTACLALALLAFWRARRRA, encoded by the coding sequence ATGACGGAGCCCACCCAGGTGCTGGGCGCCGCTTCCGGCGCGGTACGCTCGCGCGAGACCGCCGGCCGCCTGGCACTCGCCGCGATACTGGGCGTGGCGCACACGCAGGCATTCGCCCCGCATACGTGGTGGTGGCTGCAACTGCTGTCCCTGGCCGGACTGTGTGCGCTGCTGGCACGCGCCCCGCGCCCGCGCGACGCGGCCGCGACCGGCTATGCCTTCGGCCTGGGCTGGTTCCTGTCCGGCATCTGGTGGCTCTACATCAGCATGCACGTCTACGGCGAAATGCCGGCCTGGATGGCCTCGCTGGCGGTGCTGCTGTTCGCGCTCTACCTCTCGCTCTACCCGGCGCTGGCCGCCGCCGCCTGGCACTGGCTGGGAACGCGCCTGCGCCCGCCGGCTCGCGCCGCCCCCGCCGTCCCCACCGCAGCGGCCGCGCTGCTGCTGCCGCTCGCCTTCGGCGCGCTGTGGGGCCTGTCGGAATGGCTGCGCGGCGTGGTCTTCACCGGCTTCCCCTGGCTGTCGGGCGGCTACGCCCACACCGACGGGCCGCTGGCCGGCTACGCACCGCTGGTCGGTGTCTACGGCATCGGCGCCCTCTCGGCCGCCTGCGCAGCGCTGCTGACTGCGGCGGCCGGGACGCTGGGCGCCGGCCGGGACGGCCGCCGTACCGGCCTGGTGGCGCTGGCGTCCGCGCTGGCCCTGCCGCTGGCCGGTGCCGCGCTGGTGCCGCTGGCCTGGACGCAGCCGGCCGGCCAGCCGATCCGCGTGCGCCTGCTGCAGGGCAACGTGCCGCAGGACATGAAATTCGAGCCGGTCGGCGTGCAACGTTCGCTGGAGCTCTACCGTGACCTCATCACGGCAGCCCCGACGGACCTGGTGGTAACGCCCGAGACGGCCTTCCCGCTGATCCTGCAGGACCTGCCGGTGGACATCGCCATCGCCATCCGCGACTACGTGCAGCACAGCGGCAGCACCGTGCTGTTCGGCGCGGCCGGCGCCGACTCGCCGACCGACTTCACCAACAGCGTGTTCGGCCTGGGGCCGGAGACCGCGCAGCTATACCGCTACAACAAGCACCACCTGGTGCCTTTCGGCGAGTTCATCCCCTTCGGCTTCCACTGGTTCGTCAATATGATGAAGATGCCGCTGGGCGATTTCCGCCGCGGCGGGCTGGACCAGCCGGCGCTGCCGGTGCACGGCATCCACGTCGCGCCCAACATCTGCTACGAGGATTTGTTCGGCGAGGAGATCGCGCAGACGCTGCGCGATCAGGCGGTGCCGGCCAACGTGCTGGCCAACGTGACCAACCTGGCCTGGTTCGGCGACACCATCGCGCTCGACCAGCACCTGCAGATTTCGCGCATGCGCGCGCTGGAGACGCGCCGGCCGATGCTGCGCGCCACCAATACCGGAATGACGGCGGTGGTACTTCCCGACGGCACGGTGGCGCAGCGCCTGCCGACCTTCACGGTCGGCACGCTGGTGGCCACGGTGCAGGGCATGCAGGGGCTGACGCCCTATGTGCGCTGGGGCAATGCGCCGCTTCTGACGGCCTGCCTGGCCTTGGCGCTGCTGGCGTTCTGGCGGGCCCGGCGCCGCGCCTGA
- a CDS encoding HlyC/CorC family transporter: protein MNDPYPSSKPADRPRSLLERLSDFISPEPESRSELLEVLQDAHARNLIDADSLSMIEGVFQVSELTARDIMVPRAQIDMVNIADAPEAFIPFMQQTAHSRFPVYEGSRDNVIGILLAKDLLRYFTDEHFDLREALRPAVFIPESKRLNILLRDFRINRNHIAMVVDEYGGVAGLVTIEDVLEQIVGDIEDEYDLDEDEDNIVPLPGGGWRVHGLTEIEQFNETFGTQFSDDDVDTVGGLLTTHLGHVPHRGEVVTLPPMHFEVLRADARQVHLLLVQREPEPAAVSVAGA, encoded by the coding sequence ATGAACGACCCTTATCCCAGTTCGAAGCCTGCAGATCGTCCCAGATCCCTGCTCGAACGCCTCTCGGACTTCATCTCCCCCGAGCCTGAATCCCGTTCCGAATTGCTGGAGGTGCTTCAGGATGCGCACGCGCGCAACCTGATCGACGCCGACTCGCTCTCCATGATCGAGGGCGTGTTCCAGGTTTCCGAGTTGACCGCGCGCGACATCATGGTGCCGCGCGCCCAGATCGACATGGTCAACATCGCCGACGCGCCGGAGGCCTTCATCCCCTTCATGCAGCAGACCGCGCACTCGCGCTTCCCGGTCTACGAGGGCAGCCGCGACAATGTCATCGGCATCCTGCTGGCGAAAGACCTGCTGCGCTACTTCACCGACGAACACTTCGACCTGCGCGAGGCGCTGCGCCCGGCGGTGTTCATCCCCGAGTCCAAGCGGCTGAACATCCTGCTGCGCGATTTCCGCATCAACCGCAACCACATCGCCATGGTGGTCGACGAGTACGGCGGCGTCGCCGGCCTGGTGACCATCGAGGATGTGCTCGAGCAGATCGTGGGCGACATCGAGGACGAGTACGACCTCGACGAGGACGAGGACAATATCGTGCCGCTGCCCGGCGGTGGCTGGCGCGTGCATGGCCTGACCGAGATCGAGCAGTTCAACGAGACCTTCGGCACGCAGTTCTCGGACGATGACGTCGACACCGTGGGCGGCTTGTTGACCACCCACCTGGGCCATGTGCCGCACCGCGGCGAAGTGGTGACGCTGCCGCCGATGCACTTCGAGGTGCTGCGCGCCGACGCGCGCCAGGTGCACCTTCTGCTGGTGCAGCGCGAACCCGAGCCCGCAGCAGTCTCCGTGGCGGGCGCATGA
- the ybeY gene encoding rRNA maturation RNase YbeY translates to MKSRTPSPAAAPALTLFDADGRARKSAAHALRVQLPDGRSLTIDLSQAADGVVALVAEHTDTRQQAGLLVRPDNHDALAVAITATPQTTTTGTPASPPALELEVQTGEGIGKRAGLPPRRRIETWVKSALYADATLTLRFVGEEEGRALNRSYRGKDYATNVLTFAYAESVDDPVTADIVLCCPVVEAEAREQGKPLEAHYAHLIVHGVLHAQGYEHEDDAEAEEMEAIETETLQALGYADPYRSIRD, encoded by the coding sequence TTGAAATCCCGCACGCCTTCCCCTGCCGCCGCCCCGGCCCTGACGCTGTTCGACGCCGACGGCCGCGCCCGCAAGAGTGCCGCCCACGCACTGCGCGTGCAGTTGCCCGACGGCCGCAGCCTGACCATCGACCTGTCGCAGGCCGCCGACGGCGTGGTCGCGCTGGTCGCCGAGCACACCGACACCCGCCAGCAGGCCGGCCTGCTGGTACGGCCGGACAACCACGACGCGCTGGCGGTGGCCATCACCGCCACGCCCCAGACCACCACCACCGGCACGCCTGCCTCGCCGCCGGCGCTGGAACTCGAGGTGCAGACCGGCGAAGGCATCGGCAAGCGCGCCGGCCTGCCGCCGCGCCGCAGGATCGAGACCTGGGTCAAGTCGGCCCTGTATGCCGATGCCACGCTGACCCTGCGCTTCGTCGGTGAGGAAGAAGGCCGCGCGCTGAACCGCAGCTACCGCGGCAAGGACTACGCCACCAATGTGCTGACCTTCGCCTACGCCGAAAGCGTGGACGACCCGGTGACGGCCGACATCGTGCTGTGCTGCCCGGTGGTCGAAGCGGAGGCGCGTGAGCAGGGCAAGCCTCTGGAAGCCCACTATGCGCACCTGATCGTGCACGGCGTGCTGCACGCCCAGGGCTACGAACACGAGGACGATGCCGAGGCGGAGGAAATGGAAGCCATCGAGACCGAGACGCTGCAGGCGCTCGGCTACGCCGACCCCTACCGCAGCATCCGCGACTGA